One Meles meles chromosome 13, mMelMel3.1 paternal haplotype, whole genome shotgun sequence DNA segment encodes these proteins:
- the MKI67 gene encoding proliferation marker protein Ki-67 isoform X2: MGPTRRLVTIKRSGVDGPHFPLSLSTCLFGRGIECDIRIQLPVVSKQHCKIEVSGQEAILFNFSSTNPTQVNGSVIAEPVHLKHGDVITIVDRSFRYENESYQNGSESTEFRGQKCKQESPHRVSRSSFSSDPDGKVHDSNARSKLREENVSGSPLVHLKNGKAAVPDGPKDHTARKSLNAARSSELPGENFRNAVDPTAGDFKEDSCIVLVSCHGELKTFPSTGCPENSENHESPFRELYESMKEEFDLTSGKGNVPQSGKKLGSRSHRVSENECSGELRDGTPALVSLKSRPRSGRFTPVKADPALGEQGISQTEDRRKDEEALQTPKETTGPSISPKETTRTKTLVQHAPHNSSRKRRSEDGRVASGSEPANLAQRESFGTENKTRTPRKFLTRNPTPTRADRAGNFGATPEKVFSRKRASVPTSVDVLAADPDTPTHPVLAPLPVHVERKMPSSPGPRPERAGAAAGPPSAGLPGRSAAESSGSADSGNKIEGTPLKRRRVSFGGRLKPELFDENLPPNTPLKRGETPRRSLVSHTPAVLKKIIKEYPQPSRKEDSSEIRLEVSAQDPRKGSPARNLTRTSPVANDAHRRLSKVPSVSRGSASPHPKDTPKRGGRKSGALPSKRASIDRSQHEILQRIYSRRRSGASEANLIVAKSWADVVKLGAKQTQAKVVKHGPQRQRSKRHKRTTTPKKPVSDVHSQFSTGHANSPCTIIIGKAHIEKVHVPARPYRMLNNLVFNKKMDFNEDLSGLTEMFKTPAKEKPQTISLCPGAFSNSEDFVEKEFQVPDSGEKRPLCTSVNFGEKVFRMTQSQPQEPSDHSPASPALRRPAIRVNANVEKTPGSEAEPLKEVSSANRFRRSTELGNTQMPGPGHSDEEANTDTVENTSGRHLRKTPQRGQKPEGATEELESCFDTCEKAIKSEGSSEKMVAVRRSRRHSEQRWDPIANLTTLKRQQDTEPKEDLGGIQNLPQTPTHVQEPMDVGNKTAEKCQKSSKPELVGMPTRMNIELKTPLQKADLEEEPSALRKSTQTPGENIPVHGEPGDGDEDIKLFNRTPKQEVHSAENVTGSRRRSRTRKKMVQSLEDLAGLRELFQTPNHTDKPMTNDKTTKVPGRSPLEDPVSTPTSKRRQLETPPLRGDPEEGLRKPTQTPGESTHSHRKPEGGDEDIRLFKETPKQMVTPTENVTGSKRRSRTPKRNAPSFEDLADLRELFQTPNHTEKPRTDTKTTTVPGRSPLAEAVSTPTSRRRQFETPPQTVDLEEEPSALRKPTRAPGESAPSHREPGGGDEDIRLAKETPRKKLDRVENVSRSKKWIRTSKEKAQFLEDLVGFKELFQTPEHTREPTALVQSTVTPGKSPLAERVNTATQRKTCLKMTLGTAESERALAPLREPIQRPAEATRTHGEPGGGEDGIRFFKETPKQKMNPAENVTGSKRRSRTPKRDAPSLEDLTGLGELFQSPEHPQHPVTDDRTTVPCLSPPADPVHKPMSRRRRLKTSPQKVDIKPEPSAPRKSTRTRGAKAPSGREAGGPEEGIELLGKTAKQDVRSAETGAGSKRGSRASKRNAPSLDLAGLGEHSQTPEHTQDPVTDDKTTTVPGKSPLADPVHKPTSRRRQVKTLPQQADVGREPSALRTSLRRRGPSARSSREPTGSEGDVRCVSDTAKQTLSPAENGMLWKRRLRAPKEKAPPLEDLAASPEPSPVPDHSEDTGEDAGGVRAAPVHSPGRRKAVSLLQRSLRARRATAEEDPGCHREPAGSGRQGGASPPSKRERETEAGSTGAKRLRSATPGQDTGEEKPPRKRRAAPGEGCDPPEPLTVKKRLRVVAERMRLPGDPPRAGEAAGTTPPHQGRSLRSRRPDKPEAEEQRSEPVVTAAEKPKTKSSDKKPLKTSQETALQSPEDGAKRAASGGKARESRMCLRSARPTKMPSPDVAEEKQSKKRVGVQEKKQEEEVRQPSDPMCLRSRKITVPPGGKALESEPQQRVTRNAKRCTENIKKDDDNVCIKKLRTRSRRDDEDISLRS, translated from the exons GAATCTCCTCATCGGGTCTCAAGGTCCAGCTTCTCTTCCGACCCCG ATGGGAAAGTTCACGATTCCAATGCCCGTTCAAAACTCCGTGAAGAAAATGTTTCCGGAAGTCCTCTGGTACACTTGAAGAATGGCAAAGCAGCCGTCCCGGATGGTCCCAAAGATCACACTGCTAGGAAATCCCTTAATGCTGCCCGTTCCTCAGAACTTCCTGGAGAGAACTTCAGAAATGCAGTGGATCCTACAGCCGGGGATTTTAAGGAAGATTCCTGCATTGTCTTAGTGAGCTGTCATGGAGAACTGAAGACTTTCCCTTCTACAGGGTGTCCTGAGAATAGTGAAAACCATGAGTCTCCCTTTAGGGAGCTTTACGAGTCAATGAAGGAAGAATTTGACTTGACATCAGGAAAAGGAAATGTTCCACAGAGTGGGAAAAAGTTGGGGTCGCGGAGTCACCGTGTATCAGAGAACGAATGTTCTGGTGAGCTACGAGACGGGACGCCAGCCCTGGTCTCACTTAAATCCAGACCCAGGTCGGGTCGATTCACCCCAGTGAAGGCAGACCCTGCTCTGGGAGAACAAGGAATTAGCCAGACGGAGGACAGGAGAAAGGATGAGGAGGCCCTTCAGACTCCCAAGGAGACCACGGGTCCCAGCATCTCTCCTAAGGAGACGACGAGAACCAAGACCCTGGTCCAACATGCTCCACACAATTCCTCACGAAAACGTCGGAGTGAAGACGGGCGTGTTGCCAGCGGAAGTGAACCCGCGAATCTGGCTCAAAGGGAAAGCTTCGGGACAGAGAACAAGACACGTACGCCTCGGAAGTTCTTAACCAGAAATCCAACACCCACAAGAGCCGACCGTGCTGGTAATTTCGGAGCAACACCAGAAAAAGTCTTCTCCAGGAAGAGGGCGAGTGTCCCCACCAGCGTGGACGTTCTTGCCGCAGACCCGGACACTCCGACTCACCCCGTTTTAGCCCCACTGCCCGTCCACGTGGAGAGGAAGATGCCGAGCTCGCCCGGGCCCCGGCCGGAGAGGGCGGGCGCCGCCGCCGGGCCTCCGAGCGCTGGGCTCCCGGGCCGGAGTGCGGCCGAGAGCAGCGGCTCTGCCGACTCCGGTA ATAAGATCGAAGGAACGCCCCTGAAAAGAAGGCGGGTCTCCTTCGGTGGTCGTCTGAAGCCGGAGTTGTTTGATGAGAACTTACCTCCTAATACACCTCTCAAGAGAGGAGAGACCCCGAGAAGGTCTCTCGTCAGCCACACTCCAGCTGTCCTGAAGAAAATCATCAAG GAATACCCTCAACCATCAAGGAAAGAAGATTCTTCAGAAATCCGTTTGGAAGTGAGCGCACAAGACCCGCGTAAGGGATCTCCAGCTCGGAATCTGACGAGAACTTCTCCAGTGGCAAATGATGCCCACCGTCGGTTGTCCAAGGTGCCCTCCGTCTCCAGGGGCAGCGCATCCCCTCATCCCAAAGACACTCCCAagaggggaggcaggaagagcGGCGCCTTGCCCTCGAAGAGAGCTTCCATCGATCGGAGCCAACACGAGATCTTGCAGAGGATCTATTCCAGAAGAAGGAGCGGCGCTTCTGAAGCCAATTTAATCG TGGCAAAATCGTGGGCAGACGTCGTAAAACTCGGAGCCAAACAAACACAAGCTAAAGTGGTTAAACATGGTCCCCAGAGGCAGCGGAGCAAAAGGCACAAGAGAACAACCACTCCAAAG AAGCCTGTTAGCGATGTTCACAGTCAGTTCAGCACAGGCCATGCCAACTCTCCTTGTACCATAATAATAGGGAAAGCTCACATTGAGAAGGTACACGTGCCCGCTCGGCCCTACAGAATGCTCAACAACCTTGTATTCAACAAGAAAATGGACTTTAATGAAGATCTTTCAG GGTTAACTGAAATGTTCAAGACTCCGGCCAAAGAGAAGCCACAAACAATAAGCCTATGTCCTGGGGCTTTTTCAAATTCAGAAGACTTTGTCGAAAAGGAGTTTCAAGTACCCGATTCAGGAGAAAAACGTCCGCTGTGCACTTCAGTAAATTTTG GAGAAAAAGTATTCCGCATGACTCAGAGTCAACCACAAGAGCCATCCGATCACAGtcctgccagccctgccctcaGACGACCGGCTATTAGAGTAAACGCAAACGTCGAGAAGACtccagggtcagaggcagagcctCTGAAGGAGGTGTCAAGCGCAAACAGGTTTCGAAGGTCCACGGAGCTCGGAAACACACAGATGCCAGGTCCAGGGCACAGCGACGAAGAAGCAAACACAGACACTGTTGAGAACACGTCAGGGCGACATCTGAGGAAAACTCCACAGCGAGGACAGAAACCAGAGGGAGCGACTGAGGAACTAGAGAGCTGTTTTGACACATGTGAGAAAGCTATCAAATCAGAAGGTAGTTCTGAAAAGATGGTGGCTGTGAGGAGATCGAGAAGACATTCAGAGCAAAGATGGGATCCAATAGCCAACCTGACCACCCTCAAGAGACAGCAGGACACAGAACCCAAGGAAGACCTGGGGGGCATCCAAAatctcccccaaacccccactcaCGTCCAGGAACCAATGGACGTGGGAAACAAAACTGCAGAAAAATGCCAGAAATCTTCAAAACCAGAACTAGTTGGCATGCCAACCAGGATGAACATAGAGCTGAAGACCCCTCTCCAGAAAGCGGACCTAGAGGAAGAGCCCTCAGCTCTCAGGAAGTCCACGCAAACGCCAGGGGAAAACATCCCTGTGCATGGAGAACCAGGAGATGGTGATGAAGACATCAAATTGTTTAACAGAACCCCGAAGCAGGAAGTGCACTCTGCAGAAAATGTCACTGGAAGCAGGAGGCGGTCAAGAACAcgcaagaaaatggtccagtccTTAGAAGATCTGGCTGGCCTCAGAGAGCTCTTCCAAACACCAAACCACACAGATAAACCAATGACTAACGACAAAACCACCAAAGTCCCCGGCAGATCTCCACTAGAAGATCCAGTCAGCACACCGACAAGTAAAAGGAGGCAGCTCGAGACTCCTCCCCTGAGAGGAGACCCAGAGGAAGGTCTCAGGAAACCCACCCAAACACCTGGGGaaagcacacactcacacagaaaACCAGAAGGTGGTGATGAAGACATCAGATTGTTCAAGGAAACCCCAAAGCAGATGGTGACCCCTACAGAAAATGTCACTGGAAGCAAGAGGCGGTCAAGAACCCCCAAGAGAAATGCCCCGTCCTTCGAAGACCTGGCTGACCTCAGAGAGCTCTTCCAAACTCCAAACCACACAGAAAAACCAAGGACTGACACCAAAACCACCACAGTCCCCGGCAGATCTCCACTAGCAGAAGCAGTCAGCACACCGACGAGTAGGAGGCGTCAGTTCGA GACCCCTCCCCAGACAGTGGACCTAGAGGAAGAGCCCTCAGCTCTCAGGAAGCCCACCCGAGCTCCAGGGGAAAGTGCGCCCTCACACAGAGAACCAGGAGGTGGTGATGAAGACATCAGGTTGGCTAAGGAAACTCCAAGGAAGAAGCTAGACCGTGTAGAAAACGTAAGCAGAAGCAAAAAGTGGATAAGAACAAGTAAGGAAAAGGCCCAATTCCTAGAAGACCTGGTCGGTTTTAAAGAGCTCTTCCAAACCCCAGAGCACACCCGGGAACCAACAGCTCTTGTCCAAAGCACAGTAACGCCAGGCAAATCTCCGCTGGCAGAAAGAGTCAACACAGCAACTCAGAGGAAGACGTGTCTGAAGATGACTCTGGGGACGGCGGAATCCGAGAGAGCGCTCGCACCTCTCCGGGAGCCCATCCAAAGGCCCGCGGAAGCCACACGCACACACGGAGAGCCGGGAGGCGGTGAAGACGGCATCCGCTTCTTCAAGGAAACCCCAAAGCAGAAGATGAACCCTGCCGAAAATGTCACTGGAAGCAAGAGGCGGTCAAGAACCCCCAAGAGAGACGCCCCGTCCTTAGAAGACCTGACCGGCCTCGGGGAGCTCTTCCAAAGCCCAGAGCACCCCCAGCACCCAGTGACCGACGACAGAACCACAGTCCCCTGCCTGTCGCCACCAGCAGACCCAGTCCACAAGCCGATGAGTAGAAGGAGGCGACTCAAGACCTCTCCCCAGAAAGTGGACATAAAGCCAGAGCCGTCAGCTCCCAGGAAGTCCACCCGAACGCGGGGGGCAAAAGCACCCTCGGGCAGAGAAGCGGGAGGTCCGGAGGAAGGCATCGAACTGCTGGGTAAGACTGCAAAGCAGGACGTGCGCTCCGCAGAGACGGGGGCCGGAAGCAAGAGGGGGTCAAGAGCATCCAAGAGAAATGCCCCGTCCTTAGACCTGGCCGGCCTCGGGGAGCACTCCCAAACCCCAGAGCACACCCAGGACCCAGTGACGGACGACAAAACCACTACAGTCCCCGGCAAATCGCCACTGGCAGATCCAGTCCACAAGCCAACAAGCAGAAGGAGGCAAGTCAAGACGCTTCCCCAGCAGGCGGATGTGGGGCGAGAGCCGTCAGCTCTGCGGACATCCCTCCGGCGGCGGGGGCCAAGTGCGCGCTCCAGCCGAGAACCCACCGGTAGTGAAGGAGACGTCAGATGTGTGAGTGACACCGCAAAGCAGACCCTGAGCCCTGCGGAGAACGGAATGCTCTGGAAACGTCGGCTAAGAGCACCTAAGGAGAAGGCCCCGCCGCTAGAAGACCTGGCCGCTTCCCCGGAGCCGTCCCCCGTGCCCGATCACAGCGAGGACACGGGAGAGGACGCGGGTGGCGTTAGGGCTGCTCCCGTGCACTCTCCCGGCCGGAGGAAAGCTGTGAGCCTGCTGCAGAGAAGCCTCAGGGCCCGTCGGGCAACAGCCGAGGAAGACCCTGGGTGCCACAGAGAGCCGGCCGGGTCTGGGAGGCAAGGCGGCGCTTCCCCGCCCTCCAAGAGGGAGCGAGAAACCGAGGCAGGTTCGACGGGAGCAAAGAGGCTGCGCTCCGCGACCCCTGGCCAGGACACGGGGGAGGAGAAGCCGCCCCGGAAGAGGAGGGCGGCTCCCGGCGAGGGCTGTGACCCACCTGAGCCCCTGACAGTGAAGAAGAGGCTGAGGGTCGTGGCAGAGCGGATGCGACTCCCGGGAGACCCGccaagggcaggagaagcagCGGGCACGACCCCACCCCATCAG GGAAGGTCCCTGCGCTCTAGACGTCCAGATAAACCTGAGGCAGAAGAGCAAAGATCCGAGCCTGTTGTGACAGCGGCAGAAAAGCCGAAAACAAAAAGCAGTGACAAGAAGCCCTTGAAGACGTCCCAAGAGACAGCGTTACAAAGCCCAGAAGACGGGGCCAAGCGTGCGGCATCTGGGGGCAAAGCCCGGGAAAGCAGAATGTGTCTGAGGTCTGCGAGACCCACTAAGATGCCCTCCCCGGACGTGGCCGAGGAGAAGCAAAGCAAGAAAAGAGTGGGTGTCCAGGAgaagaagcaggaggaagaagTAAGGCAACCTTCAGACCCCATGTGTTTGAGATCTAGAAAAATCACAGTCCCTCCCGGAGGAAAGGCTTTGGAGAGTGAACCCCAGCAGAGGGTAACTCGGAATGCCAAGAGAtgcacagaaaatataaaaaag GATGATGACAATGTGTGTATCAAGAAATTAAGAACCAGAAGTCGTCGGGACGATGAAGATATTTCGCTGAGaagttga